In a genomic window of Lycium ferocissimum isolate CSIRO_LF1 chromosome 9, AGI_CSIRO_Lferr_CH_V1, whole genome shotgun sequence:
- the LOC132030402 gene encoding probable xyloglucan galactosyltransferase GT19: protein MPPLTTTNFITLFVFVFFLFIFSANSQDSDLETDCTNKWIHIRHLPPQFNLDLLSNCSEYPLFDNFCPYLANHGLGQKTHNKSHSWYRTDPSMLELIFHRRMLEYPCLTSDPSQANAIYVPYYGGLDSLKYLYGPEVNSSFQHGLDLYDFLVHVDSPNIWSRNYGHDHFMVMTRPAWDFSQPLFNDPLVFGTSFLELPEFYNVTALTIEGRAYPWQEQAIPYPTSFHPPNLAFFESWVNRVRRSRRTTLMLFAGGGGISANPNVRRSIRLECENVTSMSANGTGYEKLCEFVDCSNGICEHDPIRFMKPMLQASFCLQPPGDTPTRRSTFDGILAGCIPVFFEDLSAKKQYGWHLPEEKYEEFSVSIPKEDVVFKGLKILDVLTSIPRAQVRRMREKVLEMMPRVMYRKHGSSLGLRSKKDAFDIAIEGTLERIKSRLQEVAAQ from the coding sequence ATGCCACCATTAACGACCACAAATTTCATTACCCTCtttgtttttgtgtttttcctttttatcttctcTGCAAATTCACAAGATTCTGATCTTGAAACTGATTGCACAAACAAATGGATCCATATTAGACATTTACCACCTCAATTCAACCTTGACCTTTTATCAAATTGCTCTGAATATCCTCTGTTTGACAATTTTTGTCCTTATTTAGCAAACCATGGCCTTGGCCAAAAAACTCACAACAAATCTCATAGTTGGTATAGAACTGACCCTTCTATGCTTGAACTTATTTTCCATCGTAGAATGCTTGAATACCCTTGTTTAACATCTGATCCTAGTCAAGCCAATGCTATTTATGTACCTTATTATGGTGGCCTTGATAGCCTTAAGTACTTATATGGTCCTGAAGTTAATTCAAGTTTCCAACATGGTTTagatttgtatgattttttaGTCCATGTTGATTCACCTAATATTTGGAGTAGAAATTATGGTCATGATCATTTTATGGTTATGACAAGACCTGCTTGGGATTTTAGTCAACCTTTGTTTAATGATCCTTTAGTGTTTGGTACTTCATTTCTTGAATTGCCTGAGTTTTACAATGTTACTGCATTGACTATTGAAGGTAGAGCTTATCCTTGGCAAGAACAAGCTATTCCATATCCCACTTCGTTTCATCCTCCGAATTTAGCGTTTTTCGAGTCTTGGGTGAATAGGGTAAGGAGGTCTAGGAGGACTACTTTGATGTTGTTTGCTGGTGGTGGTGGAATTTCAGCTAATCCTAATGTTAGGAGAAGTATTAGGCTTGAGTGTGAGAATGTGACTAGTATGAGTGCTAATGGCACGGGGTACGAGAAATTGTGCGAATTCGTAGATTGTTCTAATGGGATTTGTGAACATGATCCTATAAGGTTTATGAAGCCAATGCTGCAAGCTAGTTTTTGTTTGCAGCCTCCAGGGGATACACCAACTAGACGGTCCACGTTCGATGGGATTCTTGCGGGTTGCATTCCTGTGTTTTTTGAAGATTTGTCTGCGAAAAAGCAATACGGATGGCATTTGCCAGAGGAGAAGTATGAAGAGTTTTCAGTGTCTATACCTAAAGAAGATGTTGTGTTTAAAGGGTTGAAGATTCTTGATGTTTTAACTAGTATACCAAGAGCTCAAGTTAGGAGGATGAGAGAAAAAGTTTTGGAAATGATGCCTAGAGTGATGTATAGAAAGCATGGAAGTTCACTTGGTTTGAGAAGCAAAAAGGATGCCTTTGATATTGCAATAGAGGGCACTTTGGAAAGAATCAAGTCCAGGCTTCAAGAAGTAGCAGCTCAATAA
- the LOC132069443 gene encoding protein INAPERTURATE POLLEN1 has product MFKAIALFGFKKSSKPFKDYYKSWFKTLKNVLLPQLHNAMSSSSTSSPILLASHVEVIHRHFLNYYETLDLAASNDVAQVLYPDWRTPFEIPFLWLGDLHPYLFINLLRSFIGDSENDPEDMFDPEKQNWHVVMAWKSPGKRLTNRVDQIECGLRLMVPALAARAREAQAAFVKKVAAEWGNQRVEMNGVVAEAAARERHAHDKVAREGRNKEKEGGVAEEAARGIHARDEVAREGWRKEDMRGVVVEAARVEMEELVGVFVDANRLRRSVLSDILSVTDVYQAAVFLEALAQFLVGFRNRELLSQFDKSSLEL; this is encoded by the exons ATGTTTAAAGCCATAG CTCTATTTGGGTTCAAGAAATCATCAAAGCCATTCAAAGATTACTACAAGTCATGGTTCAAGACCCTCAAGAACGTTCTCCTCCCTCAACTACATAACGCCATGTCATCATCCTCGACCTCCAGTCCTATCCTCTTAGCTTCCCACGTGGAAGTAATTCACCGTCACTTCCTTAATTACTACGAAACCCTAGACCTAGCCGCATCAAACGACGTCGCTCAAGTCCTTTATCCCGATTGGCGAACCCCATTTGAAATACCCTTTCTTTGGCTCGGTGATCTTCATCCGTATCTCTTCATAAATCTCCTCCGTTCATTTATTGGTGATTCCGAAAATGACCCGGAAGATATGTTCGACCCGGAAAAGCAAAATTGGCATGTGGTAATGGCGTGGAAGAGCCCCGGAAAGAGATTGACGAACCGGGTCGATCAGATTGAGTGCGGGTTGAGGCTAATGGTACCCGCACTGGCGGCGCGTGCACGTGAAGCGCAGGCGGCGTTTGTCAAGAAAGTCGCGGCTGAATGGGGCAATCAGAGGGTGGAGATGAATGGGGTTGTGGCAGAAGCGGCGGCGCGTGAAAGACACGCGCACGATAAAGTAGCTCGTGAAGGCAGGAACAAGGAAAAGGAAGGGGGTGTGGCAGAAGAGGCGGCGCGTGGAATTCACGCGCGTGATGAGGTGGCGCGTGAAGGTTGGAGGAAGGAGGACATGAGAGGGGTGGTGGTGGAAGCGGCGCGTGTTGAGATGGAAGAGCTTGTTGGTGTTTTTGTGGATGCGAATAGGTTGCGAAGGAGTGTACTTTCGGATATATTGAGTGTGACGGATGTGTATCAGGCTGCAGTGTTTCTTGAAGCGTTGGCTCAATTTCTTGTTGGGTTTAGGAATAGGGAATTGCTCAGTCAGTTTGACAAGTCTTCTTTGGAGTTATAG